The proteins below are encoded in one region of Triticum aestivum cultivar Chinese Spring chromosome 1B, IWGSC CS RefSeq v2.1, whole genome shotgun sequence:
- the LOC123113390 gene encoding uncharacterized protein isoform X2 → MHYKQSPVPIGSETLELNRGTGGGGGGERASEKEIEDKAREEAIMSLRRAVSFLLTRRLSSRVIPRTAPARSFHSLGLPIGDGLRGAAGVAAAAAAFAGAGTLAVQYFRKGPNDDEPATRKKEQDIYIYKEEEMQERFENWMKRFNKTYRNEKEKAMRFQVFKETMKWIESQPPSSQKLMLPGNCFADLRSEELPCSQTCIGDLDDPDTEDYRENKFVTENVEASRQ, encoded by the exons ATGCACTATAAACAATCTCCCGTGCCCATTGGTAGCGAAACCCTAGAATTGAATCGAGgcaccggtggcggcggcggcggcgagcgagcgagcgaaaAAGAAATCGAGGATAAGGCGAGGGAAGAGGCAATCATGTCCCTCCGACGGGCCGTCAGTTTCCTCCTCACACGGAGGCTCTCGTCGCGGGTGATCCCAAGGACGGCTCCTGCACGCTCTTTCCACTCCTTG GGCCTCCCCATCGGCGATGGCCTTCGTGGTGCTGCTGGTGTGGCCGCGGCCGCTGCTGCGTTTGCTGGTGCTGGAACCTTGGCAGTTCAATATTTCAGGAAAGGCCCAAATGATGATGAGCCAG CTACTCGCAAGAAAGAGCAGGACATCTATATATATAAAGAGGAGGAGATGCAAGAGAGGTTTGAGAATTGGATGAAGCGGTTCAACAAGACATACCGAAACGAGAAAGAGAAGGCTATGCGGTTCCAAGTATTCAAGGAAACCATGAAGTGGATTGAATCGCAGCCCCCATCTTCCCAGAAGCTTATGCTTCCAGGAAACTGTTTTGCAGACTTGAGAAGCGAGGAGCTTCCGTGCAGCCAGACCTGTATCGGTGATTTAGATGACCCAGACACTGAAGATTACCGCGAGAACAAGTTTGTCACCGAGAATGTGGAAG CCAGTAGGCAGTAG
- the LOC123113390 gene encoding uncharacterized protein isoform X1: MHYKQSPVPIGSETLELNRGTGGGGGGERASEKEIEDKAREEAIMSLRRAVSFLLTRRLSSRVIPRTAPARSFHSLGLPIGDGLRGAAGVAAAAAAFAGAGTLAVQYFRKGPNDDEPATRKKEQDIYIYKEEEMQERFENWMKRFNKTYRNEKEKAMRFQVFKETMKWIESQPPSSQKLMLPGNCFADLRSEELPCSQTCIGDLDDPDTEDYRENKFVTENVEGQAIVWKPVWPAVKQGGKQATQVSA; the protein is encoded by the exons ATGCACTATAAACAATCTCCCGTGCCCATTGGTAGCGAAACCCTAGAATTGAATCGAGgcaccggtggcggcggcggcggcgagcgagcgagcgaaaAAGAAATCGAGGATAAGGCGAGGGAAGAGGCAATCATGTCCCTCCGACGGGCCGTCAGTTTCCTCCTCACACGGAGGCTCTCGTCGCGGGTGATCCCAAGGACGGCTCCTGCACGCTCTTTCCACTCCTTG GGCCTCCCCATCGGCGATGGCCTTCGTGGTGCTGCTGGTGTGGCCGCGGCCGCTGCTGCGTTTGCTGGTGCTGGAACCTTGGCAGTTCAATATTTCAGGAAAGGCCCAAATGATGATGAGCCAG CTACTCGCAAGAAAGAGCAGGACATCTATATATATAAAGAGGAGGAGATGCAAGAGAGGTTTGAGAATTGGATGAAGCGGTTCAACAAGACATACCGAAACGAGAAAGAGAAGGCTATGCGGTTCCAAGTATTCAAGGAAACCATGAAGTGGATTGAATCGCAGCCCCCATCTTCCCAGAAGCTTATGCTTCCAGGAAACTGTTTTGCAGACTTGAGAAGCGAGGAGCTTCCGTGCAGCCAGACCTGTATCGGTGATTTAGATGACCCAGACACTGAAGATTACCGCGAGAACAAGTTTGTCACCGAGAATGTGGAAG GACAAGCAATCGTATGGAAGCCAGTATGGCCAGCCGTGAAGCAGGGTGGCAAGCAAGCAACTCAAGTCTCTGCCTAG